A window of the Gossypium hirsutum isolate 1008001.06 chromosome A05, Gossypium_hirsutum_v2.1, whole genome shotgun sequence genome harbors these coding sequences:
- the LOC107958254 gene encoding phospholipase A I isoform X5 — MSWGLGWKRPSETFRLSLNYGYEELTEKPHRKSSSPVLTSSSSSSALLTSTDLQDLGSKIDLDWVSGDDDDQVALRLQSQLMVALPAPQDAVAIELRETAENVVRVEMKVEKKREPLRAVTMFKAGGSGQQSDGVGVLARLLRSDLVLSGDGSPTGYDDHWRSVTLLSLCGCGLTTLPIELTRLPVLEKIYLDNNKLSRLPHELGELKTLKVLRVDNNMLVSVPVELKQCIGLVEISLEHNKLVRPLLDFRDMAELQILRLFGNPLEFLPEILPLRKLRHLSLANIRIVADENLKSVTVQIEMENISYFGASRHKLSAFFSLIFRFSSCHHPLLASALAKIIMQNQGNRIVVGKDENALQQLISMINSDNRHVVKQACSALSTLAGDVSVAIQLMKCDIMQRIKNVMKSPAPEKLISVLQVVVTLAFGSDTVAQRMLNKDVLRSLKLLCAHKNPEVQRLALVAVGNLAFCLENRHILVTSESLRELLMRLNFTPEPLVNKAAARALAILGENESLRRAIRGRQIPRQGLRILSMDGGGMKGLATVQILKEIEKGTGKRIHELFDLICGTSTGGMLAVALGIKLMTLEQCEEIYKKLGKLVFAEPMPNNESATWREKFDQLYKSSSQSFRVVVHGSKHSADQFERLLREMCADEDGDLLIESAVKNIPKVFIVSTLVSVAPAQPFLFRNYQYPVGTPEVPLAISESSGITILGSPTTGSQIGYKQSAFMGSCKHHVWQAIRASSAAPYYLDDFSDDVYRWQDGAIVANNPTVFSLREAQLLWPDTKIDCIVSIGCCSLPIKARKGGWRYLDTGQVLIESACSVDRAEEALSILLPMLPEIQYFRFNPVDERCDMELDETDPTVWLKLEAAVDDYIQNNSDSLKNACERLLLPFIHDEKWADSLKSPHFTKAKATNLVPGESSPSLGWRRDILLVEALNSPDSGRIVHHARALESFCSRNGIRLSLLHDISGISKAVLEKKFPTSFTSPLITESYPSSPLVFSPDVGSQRLGRIDMVPPLSLDGSGKTVTSPPELCPEPRQLSLPVQSLHEKLQNLPQVGIIHMLAEGCVCRG, encoded by the exons ATGTCTTGGGGACTAGGATGGAAACGTCCTTCGGAGACCTTCCGTTTATCTCTAAACTACGGATAcgaagaattgacggaaaagcCTCACCGCAAATCCTCGTCACCGGTTCTGacttcctcttcttcctcctcGGCATTGTTAACGTCTACAGACCTGCAAGACCTCGGCTCCAAGATCGATCTGGATTGGGTGTCGGGAGATGACGACGACCAGGTGGCGCTAAGGCTGCAATCTCAGCTGATGGTGGCGCTTCCAGCGCCTCAAGATGCGGTGGCGATTGAATTGAGAGAGACGGCAGAAAATGTTGTAAGGGTGGAGATGAAGGTGGAGAAGAAAAGGGAGCCTTTACGAGCGGTTACAATGTTTAAGGCTGGCGGGTCGGGTCAGCAGAGTGATGGAGTTGGAGTCCTGGCTCGATTGTTAAGGTCAGATTTGGTTCTTTCTGGTGACGGGAGTCCCACCGGATATGATGACCATTGGAGAAGTGTAACTTTGCTTAGCCTGTGTGGATGTGGTTTAACG ACACTGCCCATCGAGTTAACTCGTTTGCCAGTTCTTGAGAAAATATACCTTGATAACAACAAGCTATCACGGTTACCACATGAGCTTGGtgaattaaaaaccttaaaagtTCTTAGGGTCGACAACAACATGCTTGTTTCGGTTCCTG TAGAGTTGAAACAGTGCATCGGATTGGTGGAAATATCATTAGAGCATAACAAACTTGTTCGGCCTCTTCTTGACTTCAG GGATATGGCTGAGTTACAAATTCTGAGGTTATTTGGTAATCCACTAGAATTCCTTCCTGAGATTTTGCCTTTAAGGAAGCTCCGTCACTTGTCTCTTGCCAATATTAGGATTGTGGCTGATGAAAATCTAAAATCGGTGACTGTGCAAATAGAG ATGGAGAATATTTCTTATTTTGGTGCGTCTAGACACAAGCTCAGTGCCTTTTTCTCTCTCATATTCCGTTTCTCCTCTTGTCATCACCCTTTGCTTGCCTCTGCACTGGCCAAGATAATAATGCAAAACCAGGGGAATCGTATAGTTGTCGGTAAAGATGAGAATGCATTGCAGCAGCTCATAAGCATGATAAATAGTGACAACCGCCATGTG GTCAAACAAGCCTGCTCTGCTTTATCAACTCTTGCTGGGGATGTTTCTGTGGCCATACAATTGATGAAATGTGACATCATGCAACGCATAAAAAATGTTATGAAGTCTCCTGCCCCAGAAAAACTGATTTCTGTGCTGCAAGTTGTGGTTACACTGGCCTTTGGATCTGATACTGTAGCTCAGAGGATGCTAAACAAGGATGTTTTGAGATCATTAAAATTATTGTGCGCCCATAAAAACCCAGAG GTGCAAAGGCTTGCTTTGGTAGCTGTAGGAAATTTGGCCTTCTGTCTGGAGAACCGCCACATTCTTGTCACCTCTGAAAGTCTGAGGGAACTTCTCATGCGCTTGAATTTTACACCTGAACCACTTGTTAATAAAGCTGCAGCTCGTGCTTTGGCAATTCTTG GAGAGAATGAAAGTTTGCGACGTGCTATTAGAGGGAGACAAATACCAAGACAAGGCCTACGCATACTCTCAATGGATGGAGGTGGCATGAAAGGTCTTGCAACTGTGCAGATCCTTAAAGAGATTGAGAAGGGAACTGGAAAGCGGATACATGAGCTATTTGACCTTATATGTGGAACATCGACAGGTGGTATGCTTGCTGTTGCCCTTGGTATTAAGTTGATGACCTTGGAGCAGTGTGAAGAGATTTACAAAAAGCTTG GAAAACTTGTTTTTGCTGAACCTATGCCAAATAACGAATCAGCAACTTGGAGGGAAAAGTTTGATCAGCTTTATAAAAGTTCATCACAGAGTTTCAGAGTTGTTGTACACGGATCTAAA CACAGTGCAGATCAGTTTGAGAGGTTGCTAAGGGAAATGTGTGCTGATGAGGATGGCGACCTACTAATTGAATCTGCTGTGAAAAACATTCCAAAAGTTTTTATTGTGTCAACTTTGGTGAGCGTGGCACCAGCTCAGCCTTTTTTATTCCGCAATTATCAG TACCCTGTGGGAACACCTGAAGTGCCTCTTGCAATATCTGAAAGTTCAGGAATCACCATTCTAGGGTCTCCAACTACAGGTTCTCAAATTGGCTACAAACAAAGTGCTTTTATGGGAAGTTGTAAACACCATGTGTGGCAAGCTATACGAGCATCTTCTGCTGCCCCATATTATCTTGATGACTTCTCTGATG ATGTGTACCGCTGGCAAGATGGTGCTATAGTGGCAAACAATCCAACTGTCTTTTCCTTAAGAGAAGCACAACTTTTGTGGCCTGATACAAAAATTGACTGTATAGTTTCAATTGGTTGTTGTTCTCTGCCTATTAAG GCACGAAAAGGTGGTTGGCGTTATCTAGATACCGGACAAGTGTTGATTGAGAGTGCATGCTCTGTGGATCGAGCTGAGGAAGCTTTGAGCATACTGTTACCTATGCTCCCTGAGATCCAATACTTTCGGTTTAATCCAG TTGATGAACGTTGTGACATGGAGCTGGATGAGACTGATCCGACAGTTTGGCTGAAACTAGAAGCTGCTGTAGATGACTACATCCAAAACAATTCAGATTCCTTGAAGAACGCATGTGAAAGGCTTCTTCTACCCTTTATACATGATGAGAAGTGGGCAGACAGTTTGAAATCTCCACATTTTACGAAGGCAAAGGCAACAAATTTAG TTCCAGGTGAAAGTAGCCCTTCATTAGGTTGGAGGCGAGATATACTACTTGTTGAAGCTTTGAATAGTCCTGATTCGGGAAGAATTGTGCACCATGCTCGAGCACTTGAGTCATTTTGTTCAAGAAATGGAATAAGATTATCTCTTTTGCATGACATATCTGGAATTTCAAAGGCGGTACTGGAAAAAAAATTTCCAACATCATTTACCTCTCCTCTGATCACTGAAAGTTATCCCTCAAGCCCTCTTGTTTTCAGTCCTGATGTTGGCTCGCAAAGGCTTGGCCGAATTGACATGGTCCCACCTTTAAGCTTGGATGGATCTGGAAAAACAGTTACTTCACCCCCAGAACTCTGTCCTGAGCCCAGGCAGCTTTCTTTACCCGTACAGTCATTACACGAGAAGTTACAGAATCTACCACAAGTGGGCATTATACATATG TTGGCAGAAGGATGTGTTTGTCGTGGCTGA
- the LOC107958254 gene encoding phospholipase A I isoform X1, with protein MSWGLGWKRPSETFRLSLNYGYEELTEKPHRKSSSPVLTSSSSSSALLTSTDLQDLGSKIDLDWVSGDDDDQVALRLQSQLMVALPAPQDAVAIELRETAENVVRVEMKVEKKREPLRAVTMFKAGGSGQQSDGVGVLARLLRSDLVLSGDGSPTGYDDHWRSVTLLSLCGCGLTTLPIELTRLPVLEKIYLDNNKLSRLPHELGELKTLKVLRVDNNMLVSVPVELKQCIGLVEISLEHNKLVRPLLDFRDMAELQILRLFGNPLEFLPEILPLRKLRHLSLANIRIVADENLKSVTVQIEMENISYFGASRHKLSAFFSLIFRFSSCHHPLLASALAKIIMQNQGNRIVVGKDENALQQLISMINSDNRHVVKQACSALSTLAGDVSVAIQLMKCDIMQRIKNVMKSPAPEKLISVLQVVVTLAFGSDTVAQRMLNKDVLRSLKLLCAHKNPEVQRLALVAVGNLAFCLENRHILVTSESLRELLMRLNFTPEPLVNKAAARALAILGENESLRRAIRGRQIPRQGLRILSMDGGGMKGLATVQILKEIEKGTGKRIHELFDLICGTSTGGMLAVALGIKLMTLEQCEEIYKKLGKLVFAEPMPNNESATWREKFDQLYKSSSQSFRVVVHGSKHSADQFERLLREMCADEDGDLLIESAVKNIPKVFIVSTLVSVAPAQPFLFRNYQYPVGTPEVPLAISESSGITILGSPTTGSQIGYKQSAFMGSCKHHVWQAIRASSAAPYYLDDFSDDVYRWQDGAIVANNPTVFSLREAQLLWPDTKIDCIVSIGCCSLPIKARKGGWRYLDTGQVLIESACSVDRAEEALSILLPMLPEIQYFRFNPVDERCDMELDETDPTVWLKLEAAVDDYIQNNSDSLKNACERLLLPFIHDEKWADSLKSPHFTKAKATNLVPGESSPSLGWRRDILLVEALNSPDSGRIVHHARALESFCSRNGIRLSLLHDISGISKAVLEKKFPTSFTSPLITESYPSSPLVFSPDVGSQRLGRIDMVPPLSLDGSGKTVTSPPELCPEPRQLSLPVQSLHEKLQNLPQVGIIHMVLQNDSIGSILSWQKDVFVVAEPGELADKFLQSVKDTMSFVMQNQNRKGALPFANIADLVHCRPYFQVGNIVHRYVGHQTRLLKVMENDKEIRAYMFCRNIPSLHIIPEDVRSTVGAWRDRIIIYTGTHGPTANLIKAFLDSGAKAVICPIAEPQDVSVTTVTGSGKYNTPENGEFKIGAEDIEGEEAERISPASDREDNDSEKNGNHQTSGFPDEEEEELSEFVCQFYDLVLREGASVDAALKNALASHRKLRYSCHLPRENELVK; from the exons ATGTCTTGGGGACTAGGATGGAAACGTCCTTCGGAGACCTTCCGTTTATCTCTAAACTACGGATAcgaagaattgacggaaaagcCTCACCGCAAATCCTCGTCACCGGTTCTGacttcctcttcttcctcctcGGCATTGTTAACGTCTACAGACCTGCAAGACCTCGGCTCCAAGATCGATCTGGATTGGGTGTCGGGAGATGACGACGACCAGGTGGCGCTAAGGCTGCAATCTCAGCTGATGGTGGCGCTTCCAGCGCCTCAAGATGCGGTGGCGATTGAATTGAGAGAGACGGCAGAAAATGTTGTAAGGGTGGAGATGAAGGTGGAGAAGAAAAGGGAGCCTTTACGAGCGGTTACAATGTTTAAGGCTGGCGGGTCGGGTCAGCAGAGTGATGGAGTTGGAGTCCTGGCTCGATTGTTAAGGTCAGATTTGGTTCTTTCTGGTGACGGGAGTCCCACCGGATATGATGACCATTGGAGAAGTGTAACTTTGCTTAGCCTGTGTGGATGTGGTTTAACG ACACTGCCCATCGAGTTAACTCGTTTGCCAGTTCTTGAGAAAATATACCTTGATAACAACAAGCTATCACGGTTACCACATGAGCTTGGtgaattaaaaaccttaaaagtTCTTAGGGTCGACAACAACATGCTTGTTTCGGTTCCTG TAGAGTTGAAACAGTGCATCGGATTGGTGGAAATATCATTAGAGCATAACAAACTTGTTCGGCCTCTTCTTGACTTCAG GGATATGGCTGAGTTACAAATTCTGAGGTTATTTGGTAATCCACTAGAATTCCTTCCTGAGATTTTGCCTTTAAGGAAGCTCCGTCACTTGTCTCTTGCCAATATTAGGATTGTGGCTGATGAAAATCTAAAATCGGTGACTGTGCAAATAGAG ATGGAGAATATTTCTTATTTTGGTGCGTCTAGACACAAGCTCAGTGCCTTTTTCTCTCTCATATTCCGTTTCTCCTCTTGTCATCACCCTTTGCTTGCCTCTGCACTGGCCAAGATAATAATGCAAAACCAGGGGAATCGTATAGTTGTCGGTAAAGATGAGAATGCATTGCAGCAGCTCATAAGCATGATAAATAGTGACAACCGCCATGTG GTCAAACAAGCCTGCTCTGCTTTATCAACTCTTGCTGGGGATGTTTCTGTGGCCATACAATTGATGAAATGTGACATCATGCAACGCATAAAAAATGTTATGAAGTCTCCTGCCCCAGAAAAACTGATTTCTGTGCTGCAAGTTGTGGTTACACTGGCCTTTGGATCTGATACTGTAGCTCAGAGGATGCTAAACAAGGATGTTTTGAGATCATTAAAATTATTGTGCGCCCATAAAAACCCAGAG GTGCAAAGGCTTGCTTTGGTAGCTGTAGGAAATTTGGCCTTCTGTCTGGAGAACCGCCACATTCTTGTCACCTCTGAAAGTCTGAGGGAACTTCTCATGCGCTTGAATTTTACACCTGAACCACTTGTTAATAAAGCTGCAGCTCGTGCTTTGGCAATTCTTG GAGAGAATGAAAGTTTGCGACGTGCTATTAGAGGGAGACAAATACCAAGACAAGGCCTACGCATACTCTCAATGGATGGAGGTGGCATGAAAGGTCTTGCAACTGTGCAGATCCTTAAAGAGATTGAGAAGGGAACTGGAAAGCGGATACATGAGCTATTTGACCTTATATGTGGAACATCGACAGGTGGTATGCTTGCTGTTGCCCTTGGTATTAAGTTGATGACCTTGGAGCAGTGTGAAGAGATTTACAAAAAGCTTG GAAAACTTGTTTTTGCTGAACCTATGCCAAATAACGAATCAGCAACTTGGAGGGAAAAGTTTGATCAGCTTTATAAAAGTTCATCACAGAGTTTCAGAGTTGTTGTACACGGATCTAAA CACAGTGCAGATCAGTTTGAGAGGTTGCTAAGGGAAATGTGTGCTGATGAGGATGGCGACCTACTAATTGAATCTGCTGTGAAAAACATTCCAAAAGTTTTTATTGTGTCAACTTTGGTGAGCGTGGCACCAGCTCAGCCTTTTTTATTCCGCAATTATCAG TACCCTGTGGGAACACCTGAAGTGCCTCTTGCAATATCTGAAAGTTCAGGAATCACCATTCTAGGGTCTCCAACTACAGGTTCTCAAATTGGCTACAAACAAAGTGCTTTTATGGGAAGTTGTAAACACCATGTGTGGCAAGCTATACGAGCATCTTCTGCTGCCCCATATTATCTTGATGACTTCTCTGATG ATGTGTACCGCTGGCAAGATGGTGCTATAGTGGCAAACAATCCAACTGTCTTTTCCTTAAGAGAAGCACAACTTTTGTGGCCTGATACAAAAATTGACTGTATAGTTTCAATTGGTTGTTGTTCTCTGCCTATTAAG GCACGAAAAGGTGGTTGGCGTTATCTAGATACCGGACAAGTGTTGATTGAGAGTGCATGCTCTGTGGATCGAGCTGAGGAAGCTTTGAGCATACTGTTACCTATGCTCCCTGAGATCCAATACTTTCGGTTTAATCCAG TTGATGAACGTTGTGACATGGAGCTGGATGAGACTGATCCGACAGTTTGGCTGAAACTAGAAGCTGCTGTAGATGACTACATCCAAAACAATTCAGATTCCTTGAAGAACGCATGTGAAAGGCTTCTTCTACCCTTTATACATGATGAGAAGTGGGCAGACAGTTTGAAATCTCCACATTTTACGAAGGCAAAGGCAACAAATTTAG TTCCAGGTGAAAGTAGCCCTTCATTAGGTTGGAGGCGAGATATACTACTTGTTGAAGCTTTGAATAGTCCTGATTCGGGAAGAATTGTGCACCATGCTCGAGCACTTGAGTCATTTTGTTCAAGAAATGGAATAAGATTATCTCTTTTGCATGACATATCTGGAATTTCAAAGGCGGTACTGGAAAAAAAATTTCCAACATCATTTACCTCTCCTCTGATCACTGAAAGTTATCCCTCAAGCCCTCTTGTTTTCAGTCCTGATGTTGGCTCGCAAAGGCTTGGCCGAATTGACATGGTCCCACCTTTAAGCTTGGATGGATCTGGAAAAACAGTTACTTCACCCCCAGAACTCTGTCCTGAGCCCAGGCAGCTTTCTTTACCCGTACAGTCATTACACGAGAAGTTACAGAATCTACCACAAGTGGGCATTATACATATGGTACTTCAAAATGACTCCATTGGCTCAATATTAAG TTGGCAGAAGGATGTGTTTGTCGTGGCTGAACCTGGAGAATTGGCTGATAAGTTTCTACAAAGTGTCAAGGATACAATGTCCTTTGTGATGCAGAACCAGAATCGGAAGGGTGCATTACCTTTTGCTAATATTGCTGATCTGGTTCACTGCAGACCATACTTCCAAGTTGGAAATATTGTCCACAGATATGTTGGACACCAAACTCGA TTGTTAAAGGTCATGGAAAATGATAAAGAAATCAGGGCATACATGTTTTGTCGTAACATACCTTCTTTGCACATAATACCTGAAGATGTTCGTTCCACG GTTGGAGCTTGGAGGGACAGGATCATAATCTACACCGGGACTCATGGTCCCACTGCAAATTTGATTAAGGCCTTTCTGGATTCTGGGGCAAAAGCTGTTATATGCCCCATTGCTGAGCCCCAAGATGTGTCAGTGACAACAGTTACTGGATCAGGAAAGTATAACACCCCGGAAAACGGAGAGTTCAAGATTGGTGCAGAAGATATAGAAGGTGAAGAGGCTGAACGTATCAGTCCAGCAAGCGATAGGGAAGACAACGACTCGGAGAAGAATGGAAACCACCAAACTAGCGGTTTCCCGGACGAAGAAGAAGAGGAACTATCAGAGTTTGTATGTCAGTTTTATGACTTGGTATTGCGTGAAGGAGCAAGCGTGGATGCTGCCCTGAAGAATGCTCTTGCCTCCCATCGGAAGCTGAGGTATTCCTGTCACCTTCCGCGTGAAAATGAGCTTGTCAAATAA
- the LOC107958254 gene encoding phospholipase A I isoform X3 — translation MSWGLGWKRPSETFRLSLNYGYEELTEKPHRKSSSPVLTSSSSSSALLTSTDLQDLGSKIDLDWVSGDDDDQVALRLQSQLMVALPAPQDAVAIELRETAENVVRVEMKVEKKREPLRAVTMFKAGGSGQQSDGVGVLARLLRSDLVLSGDGSPTGYDDHWRSVTLLSLCGCGLTTLPIELTRLPVLEKIYLDNNKLSRLPHELGELKTLKVLRVDNNMLVSVPVELKQCIGLVEISLEHNKLVRPLLDFRDMAELQILRLFGNPLEFLPEILPLRKLRHLSLANIRIVADENLKSVTVQIEMENISYFGASRHKLSAFFSLIFRFSSCHHPLLASALAKIIMQNQGNRIVVGKDENALQQLISMINSDNRHVVKQACSALSTLAGDVSVAIQLMKCDIMQRIKNVMKSPAPEKLISVLQVVVTLAFGSDTVAQRMLNKDVLRSLKLLCAHKNPEVQRLALVAVGNLAFCLENRHILVTSESLRELLMRLNFTPEPLVNKAAARALAILGENESLRRAIRGRQIPRQGLRILSMDGGGMKGLATVQILKEIEKGTGKRIHELFDLICGTSTGGMLAVALGIKLMTLEQCEEIYKKLGKLVFAEPMPNNESATWREKFDQLYKSSSQSFRVVVHGSKHSADQFERLLREMCADEDGDLLIESAVKNIPKVFIVSTLVSVAPAQPFLFRNYQYPVGTPEVPLAISESSGITILGSPTTGSQIGYKQSAFMGSCKHHVWQAIRASSAAPYYLDDFSDDVYRWQDGAIVANNPTVFSLREAQLLWPDTKIDCIVSIGCCSLPIKARKGGWRYLDTGQVLIESACSVDRAEEALSILLPMLPEIQYFRFNPVDERCDMELDETDPTVWLKLEAAVDDYIQNNSDSLKNACERLLLPFIHDEKWADSLKSPHFTKAKATNLVPGESSPSLGWRRDILLVEALNSPDSGRIVHHARALESFCSRNGIRLSLLHDISGISKAVLEKKFPTSFTSPLITESYPSSPLVFSPDVGSQRLGRIDMVPPLSLDGSGKTVTSPPELCPEPRQLSLPVQSLHEKLQNLPQVGIIHMVLQNDSIGSILSWQKDVFVVAEPGELADKFLQSVKDTMSFVMQNQNRKGALPFANIADLVHCRPYFQVGNIVHRYVGHQTRVMENDKEIRAYMFCRNIPSLHIIPEDVRSTVGAWRDRIIIYTGTHGPTANLIKAFLDSGAKAVICPIAEPQDVSVTTVTGSGKYNTPENGEFKIGAEDIEGEEAERISPASDREDNDSEKNGNHQTSGFPDEEEEELSEFVCQFYDLVLREGASVDAALKNALASHRKLRYSCHLPRENELVK, via the exons ATGTCTTGGGGACTAGGATGGAAACGTCCTTCGGAGACCTTCCGTTTATCTCTAAACTACGGATAcgaagaattgacggaaaagcCTCACCGCAAATCCTCGTCACCGGTTCTGacttcctcttcttcctcctcGGCATTGTTAACGTCTACAGACCTGCAAGACCTCGGCTCCAAGATCGATCTGGATTGGGTGTCGGGAGATGACGACGACCAGGTGGCGCTAAGGCTGCAATCTCAGCTGATGGTGGCGCTTCCAGCGCCTCAAGATGCGGTGGCGATTGAATTGAGAGAGACGGCAGAAAATGTTGTAAGGGTGGAGATGAAGGTGGAGAAGAAAAGGGAGCCTTTACGAGCGGTTACAATGTTTAAGGCTGGCGGGTCGGGTCAGCAGAGTGATGGAGTTGGAGTCCTGGCTCGATTGTTAAGGTCAGATTTGGTTCTTTCTGGTGACGGGAGTCCCACCGGATATGATGACCATTGGAGAAGTGTAACTTTGCTTAGCCTGTGTGGATGTGGTTTAACG ACACTGCCCATCGAGTTAACTCGTTTGCCAGTTCTTGAGAAAATATACCTTGATAACAACAAGCTATCACGGTTACCACATGAGCTTGGtgaattaaaaaccttaaaagtTCTTAGGGTCGACAACAACATGCTTGTTTCGGTTCCTG TAGAGTTGAAACAGTGCATCGGATTGGTGGAAATATCATTAGAGCATAACAAACTTGTTCGGCCTCTTCTTGACTTCAG GGATATGGCTGAGTTACAAATTCTGAGGTTATTTGGTAATCCACTAGAATTCCTTCCTGAGATTTTGCCTTTAAGGAAGCTCCGTCACTTGTCTCTTGCCAATATTAGGATTGTGGCTGATGAAAATCTAAAATCGGTGACTGTGCAAATAGAG ATGGAGAATATTTCTTATTTTGGTGCGTCTAGACACAAGCTCAGTGCCTTTTTCTCTCTCATATTCCGTTTCTCCTCTTGTCATCACCCTTTGCTTGCCTCTGCACTGGCCAAGATAATAATGCAAAACCAGGGGAATCGTATAGTTGTCGGTAAAGATGAGAATGCATTGCAGCAGCTCATAAGCATGATAAATAGTGACAACCGCCATGTG GTCAAACAAGCCTGCTCTGCTTTATCAACTCTTGCTGGGGATGTTTCTGTGGCCATACAATTGATGAAATGTGACATCATGCAACGCATAAAAAATGTTATGAAGTCTCCTGCCCCAGAAAAACTGATTTCTGTGCTGCAAGTTGTGGTTACACTGGCCTTTGGATCTGATACTGTAGCTCAGAGGATGCTAAACAAGGATGTTTTGAGATCATTAAAATTATTGTGCGCCCATAAAAACCCAGAG GTGCAAAGGCTTGCTTTGGTAGCTGTAGGAAATTTGGCCTTCTGTCTGGAGAACCGCCACATTCTTGTCACCTCTGAAAGTCTGAGGGAACTTCTCATGCGCTTGAATTTTACACCTGAACCACTTGTTAATAAAGCTGCAGCTCGTGCTTTGGCAATTCTTG GAGAGAATGAAAGTTTGCGACGTGCTATTAGAGGGAGACAAATACCAAGACAAGGCCTACGCATACTCTCAATGGATGGAGGTGGCATGAAAGGTCTTGCAACTGTGCAGATCCTTAAAGAGATTGAGAAGGGAACTGGAAAGCGGATACATGAGCTATTTGACCTTATATGTGGAACATCGACAGGTGGTATGCTTGCTGTTGCCCTTGGTATTAAGTTGATGACCTTGGAGCAGTGTGAAGAGATTTACAAAAAGCTTG GAAAACTTGTTTTTGCTGAACCTATGCCAAATAACGAATCAGCAACTTGGAGGGAAAAGTTTGATCAGCTTTATAAAAGTTCATCACAGAGTTTCAGAGTTGTTGTACACGGATCTAAA CACAGTGCAGATCAGTTTGAGAGGTTGCTAAGGGAAATGTGTGCTGATGAGGATGGCGACCTACTAATTGAATCTGCTGTGAAAAACATTCCAAAAGTTTTTATTGTGTCAACTTTGGTGAGCGTGGCACCAGCTCAGCCTTTTTTATTCCGCAATTATCAG TACCCTGTGGGAACACCTGAAGTGCCTCTTGCAATATCTGAAAGTTCAGGAATCACCATTCTAGGGTCTCCAACTACAGGTTCTCAAATTGGCTACAAACAAAGTGCTTTTATGGGAAGTTGTAAACACCATGTGTGGCAAGCTATACGAGCATCTTCTGCTGCCCCATATTATCTTGATGACTTCTCTGATG ATGTGTACCGCTGGCAAGATGGTGCTATAGTGGCAAACAATCCAACTGTCTTTTCCTTAAGAGAAGCACAACTTTTGTGGCCTGATACAAAAATTGACTGTATAGTTTCAATTGGTTGTTGTTCTCTGCCTATTAAG GCACGAAAAGGTGGTTGGCGTTATCTAGATACCGGACAAGTGTTGATTGAGAGTGCATGCTCTGTGGATCGAGCTGAGGAAGCTTTGAGCATACTGTTACCTATGCTCCCTGAGATCCAATACTTTCGGTTTAATCCAG TTGATGAACGTTGTGACATGGAGCTGGATGAGACTGATCCGACAGTTTGGCTGAAACTAGAAGCTGCTGTAGATGACTACATCCAAAACAATTCAGATTCCTTGAAGAACGCATGTGAAAGGCTTCTTCTACCCTTTATACATGATGAGAAGTGGGCAGACAGTTTGAAATCTCCACATTTTACGAAGGCAAAGGCAACAAATTTAG TTCCAGGTGAAAGTAGCCCTTCATTAGGTTGGAGGCGAGATATACTACTTGTTGAAGCTTTGAATAGTCCTGATTCGGGAAGAATTGTGCACCATGCTCGAGCACTTGAGTCATTTTGTTCAAGAAATGGAATAAGATTATCTCTTTTGCATGACATATCTGGAATTTCAAAGGCGGTACTGGAAAAAAAATTTCCAACATCATTTACCTCTCCTCTGATCACTGAAAGTTATCCCTCAAGCCCTCTTGTTTTCAGTCCTGATGTTGGCTCGCAAAGGCTTGGCCGAATTGACATGGTCCCACCTTTAAGCTTGGATGGATCTGGAAAAACAGTTACTTCACCCCCAGAACTCTGTCCTGAGCCCAGGCAGCTTTCTTTACCCGTACAGTCATTACACGAGAAGTTACAGAATCTACCACAAGTGGGCATTATACATATGGTACTTCAAAATGACTCCATTGGCTCAATATTAAG TTGGCAGAAGGATGTGTTTGTCGTGGCTGAACCTGGAGAATTGGCTGATAAGTTTCTACAAAGTGTCAAGGATACAATGTCCTTTGTGATGCAGAACCAGAATCGGAAGGGTGCATTACCTTTTGCTAATATTGCTGATCTGGTTCACTGCAGACCATACTTCCAAGTTGGAAATATTGTCCACAGATATGTTGGACACCAAACTCGA GTCATGGAAAATGATAAAGAAATCAGGGCATACATGTTTTGTCGTAACATACCTTCTTTGCACATAATACCTGAAGATGTTCGTTCCACG GTTGGAGCTTGGAGGGACAGGATCATAATCTACACCGGGACTCATGGTCCCACTGCAAATTTGATTAAGGCCTTTCTGGATTCTGGGGCAAAAGCTGTTATATGCCCCATTGCTGAGCCCCAAGATGTGTCAGTGACAACAGTTACTGGATCAGGAAAGTATAACACCCCGGAAAACGGAGAGTTCAAGATTGGTGCAGAAGATATAGAAGGTGAAGAGGCTGAACGTATCAGTCCAGCAAGCGATAGGGAAGACAACGACTCGGAGAAGAATGGAAACCACCAAACTAGCGGTTTCCCGGACGAAGAAGAAGAGGAACTATCAGAGTTTGTATGTCAGTTTTATGACTTGGTATTGCGTGAAGGAGCAAGCGTGGATGCTGCCCTGAAGAATGCTCTTGCCTCCCATCGGAAGCTGAGGTATTCCTGTCACCTTCCGCGTGAAAATGAGCTTGTCAAATAA